From Vanessa cardui chromosome 11, ilVanCard2.1, whole genome shotgun sequence, the proteins below share one genomic window:
- the LOC124533654 gene encoding luciferin sulfotransferase-like, translating to MENKQDNNYPLEIRDVEPDETEMLIKYFTGVYPGFVRVGPKGYFLQHGFRKEAFNIYSMDIRPTDVFVISYPRSGTTWTQELVWMVANDLDYEKAKTIPLIERFPYLECSINFFPKMIKQIRDKYCDTERKLKCLEYISQPVTEQLAASTLPRFVKTHLPLSLLPPSLLDTAKVIYVARDPRDVAVSYFHLNSTMSIRGYIGDFKTYWKFFINDSHYFTPYFQHLKECWEKRHHPNMIFLFYEELSKDLRNVINRVSKFLGKNFTEQQIDQLCDHLSYDNFKINKSINCDEIRELGLQIPGKANFIRNGKTGNWRDYFDDEMTAEADKWISDNLKDTDFRFPHMACP from the exons ATGGAAAATAAACAAGACAATAATTATCCTCTGGAGATTCGAGACGTGGAACCCGATGAAACAGaaatgcttataaaatattttacag GTGTATACCCTGGCTTCGTTCGTGTCGGACCAAAAGGCTACTTCTTACAACACGGATTCAGAAAGGaagcatttaatatatatagcaTGGACATACGTCCTACCGACGTTTTCGTAATCAGCTATCCACGATCag GAACAACATGGACGCAGGAGCTCGTGTGGATGGTGGCGAATGACTTGGATTATGAAAAGGCTAAAACAATACCACTCATTGAGAGATTCCCATATTTAGA ATGCTCAATTAACTTCTTCCCAAAAATGATAAAGCAAATCCGCGACAAATACTGCGATACTGAGCGTAAATTAAAATGCCTCGAGTATATTAGCCAACCGGTAACAGAGCAGCTTGCGGCCTCAACTTTGCCACGTTTTGTCAAAACACACCTACCGCTCTCCCTCCTACCACCGTCGTTACTGGACACCGCCAAAGTGATCTACGTAGCCCGCGACCCGCGAGATGTCGCTGTCTCCTATTTCCATCTAAATTCGACAATGAGTATAAGAGGCTACATCGGTGACTTCAAAACTTACTGGAAATTCTTCATTAATGATTCAC ATTATTTTACCCCATATTTTCAACATCTCAAGGAGTGCTGGGAAAAAAGGCATCACCCCAATatgatattcttattttatgaaGAATTATCGAAG gaTCTGCGCAATGTAATCAATCGAGTCAGCAAATTTTTGGGTAAAAATTTCACGGAACAGCAAATTGACCAACTATGCGACCACCTTAGCTatgataactttaaaattaataaatccatCAACTGTGACGAGATTCGCGAGCTTGGTCTACAGATACCGGGAAAAGCGAATTTTATTAGAAATG gtAAAACGGGCAACTGGCGTGACTACTTTGATGATGAGATGACAGCTGAAGCCGACAAATGGATCTCCGACAATCTGAAAGACACCGACTTTAGATTTCCTCATATGGCATGcccataa
- the LOC124533826 gene encoding sulfotransferase 1B1-like, translated as MENKHNNNYPLEIRDVEPDVAEMLMKYFTGEHTGFVRVGPKGYFLPHAFRKEAFNIYSMDIRPTDVFVISYPRSGTTWTQELVWMVANDLDYEKSNEIPLTERYPFLEFSVYVHPIMKKRFHDENSDSEHKLKLLEYVSQPATEQLAVSPSPRFVKTHLPLSLLPPTLLDTAKVIYVARDPRDVAVSFFHLNKSMRTQGYIGDFKTYWQFFIKDLHHWTPYFEHLKESWAKRHHPNMLFLFYEELSKDLRAAIERVSKFFGKQFTEKQIDELCDHLSIENFKVNKSVNYDVMRELGILIPGQATFIRNGKAGGWRDYFDDEMTAEADKWISDNLKDTDFRFPHLAL; from the exons gTGAACACACTGGCTTCGTTCGTGTCGGACCAAAAGGCTACTTCTTACCACATGCATTCAGAAAGGAAGCATTTAATATATACAGCATGGACATACGTCCTACAGACGTTTTCGTAATCAGCTATCCACGATCag GAACGACATGGACGCAAGAGCTCGTGTGGATGGTGGCGAATGACTTAGATTATGAAAAGTCTAATGAAATACCACTCACTGAAAGATACCCGTTCTTAGA ATTCTCAGTATACGTCCATCCAATAATGAAAAAGCGATTCCACGACGAGAACAGCGACAGCGAGCATAAATTGAAACTCTTAGAGTACGTTAGCCAACCGGCGACGGAACAGCTAGCGGTCTCACCTTCGCCACGTTTTGTAAAAACACACTTACCACTCTCCCTCCTACCACCGACGTTGCTCGACACCGCCAAAGTGATCTACGTAGCCCGCGACCCGCGAGATGTCGCCGTCTCCTTCTTCCACCTAAACAAGTCAATGAGGACACAAGGTTACATCGGTGATTTCAAAACTTACTGGCAATTCTTCATTAAAGATTTAC ATCATTGGACCCCATATTTCGAGCATCTCAAGGAGTCCTGGGCGAAAAGACATCATCCCAACATGCTGTTCTTATTTTATGAAGAACTTTCGAAG GATCTACGCGCGGCTATTGAGCGAGTGAGCAAATTTTTTGGTAAACAGTTTACGGAAAAGCAAATCGACGAACTGTGTGACCATCTCAGCATTGAGAACTTCAAAGTGAACAAATCTGTCAACTATGACGTGATGCGTGAACTCGGTATCTTAATACCGGGACAAGCGACTTTCATTAGGAATG gtAAAGCAGGCGGATGGCGTGACTACTTTGATGACGAGATGACAGCTGAAGCCGACAAATGGATCTCCGACAATCTGAAAGACACCGACTTTAGATTCCCTCATTTGGCACTTTAA